In the genome of Paenibacillus pabuli, the window TCCGGTTCAACCAATGTATCCGGGCGATGAAGCAACAGAACATCCAGGTAATCGGTTTTCAAGCGTTGCAGAATGCCATCCACCGAATTCAAGATATGCTCCTTTGAGAAATCAAACATGCCTTTGCGAATACCGCACTTGGATTGAAGAATCATATTTTCACGAACCTGAGGATTCATCTGCACAGCCTCTGCAAAAATCTCCTCACACGCTCCGCTGCCATAAATATCAGCATGATCGAAGAAGTTGGCGCCTGCTTCCATGGCGGAATGAACAAAATGTTCAGCTTCTTTGCTGCTTAATGAATTAATTCTCATGCAGCCAACGGCTACAACCGGTACTTCGAGTGCGCTGCTGCCAAGTTTAATTGTTCTCAAGATGATTCCCTCCATATTCGAATAGTATCGTACATTCATGCCATAAATCATTGCCATCTAGTATATACTTGTCTTCCGTCTATGATTGTGACACAGAACTGCAATCGGTTTCAATGGAATTTTAGAATTGTTATATGGAATAATGGAGGTTTTTTCTGCATCGTTCATCCACTTATACTTCTTCTGGGACGATCACCTCAATATGCTGAGGCAATACACGGATTCGAATGGGCAGGGAAGGCCCTTCTTCTCCATCCACATTCGTACGGATTGCATCCGTGGAACGGACATGAACTTCTTTTGCCGTAAAATAATCAACATCCTTATGGTTCTTCAGATTGCCAAACAGCAGGGAAGTTCCGAGTGTAAGTGTATTGAAGACGTTCATGCTGCGGATGACAAAACAATGAATTAACCCATCATCTACCGCTGCATCCGGGGACAATTTCTCAAAACCTCCAACCGAATTGGTCAGCGCCGCGAGAAAAAGAGGAGACTCCCCCTCCCAAGACTGCCCGTCATATTCAATTGTAAGTTGCTTGGCGGGTGTGTTCATGAGGTCTTTCAATCCTTCTTTCAAATAAGCGAATGAACCCAGCTTCGACTTTTCTTCCGACGACACCGAGAACAGCGCCTCCGCCAATGAACCAGCTGCCACCACGTTGGCAAACAGACGATCATTGATTTTACCGAGGTCTACCTTATGGATCTGCTCCGATCGCAGTTGCCTAATGGCTTCCTCCGGGTCAAGCGAGATTTTCAGCGCTCGTGCAAAATCATTTACCGTACCCAGCGGTACCACACCCAGTCTGGGACGATGATCCTGATCCACCATGCCGTTAATCGTTTCATGCAGCGTCCCATCCCCTCCGATCGAAATGACGAGATCACAACCGTCTTGGCAGGCACTCAGACAGTAGTTGGTCGCGTCGCCCTCACCGGCCGTCTCATTAACCACCACTTCATACTGCTGTGATTCAAGAATTTCTTGTACCTGGGATACATACTGCTGAGCCTCTTCTTTACCCGACGATGGATTGCTAATGATCATGGCTTGGCGCATACCCGCATCTTCTCCTCCAAATGGCATCTTTACTTCATCTATACCCTCTCTGCTATGGAGTTGAATAGGATCTGGGGGAGTTGTACAATTTTTTTTGAAAAAGATGGATGGAAGAGTGCAGTGTTAGGTTTATATCATATAGAATAGAAGTAGATGTTCTAAGCGTATGAATTCCATGTTCCTTTTGCCCTTTGATGGGTTAATAACTATAGATGTGTTTTTATTCGTGCCTGCATAAGATAAACTGATCCATTTACACTTACTACTCCGATGGCAGAACAACCTTCCGAATCACTGTTATCGTGTAAATCTTGTATTTACCTTATATATCATCGAAAGAAATCAATCTGTTCGGAGTATTTTATAATCTCAAAATCGGAATCGGAGGGAATTCATGCAATGAGAAGAATGACTCTACTATTTCTAGTATTCATCCTGAGTCTCGGGGCGGCTGGGCAAGCGATGGCCTATACTACTGCGGACTTGGGCGAAGGAATCATCGAAGACCCTGCACTGGAGAACGGACTGAAGCTGATCCTGA includes:
- a CDS encoding diacylglycerol/lipid kinase family protein — translated: MRQAMIISNPSSGKEEAQQYVSQVQEILESQQYEVVVNETAGEGDATNYCLSACQDGCDLVISIGGDGTLHETINGMVDQDHRPRLGVVPLGTVNDFARALKISLDPEEAIRQLRSEQIHKVDLGKINDRLFANVVAAGSLAEALFSVSSEEKSKLGSFAYLKEGLKDLMNTPAKQLTIEYDGQSWEGESPLFLAALTNSVGGFEKLSPDAAVDDGLIHCFVIRSMNVFNTLTLGTSLLFGNLKNHKDVDYFTAKEVHVRSTDAIRTNVDGEEGPSLPIRIRVLPQHIEVIVPEEV